One window of the Brevibacterium limosum genome contains the following:
- a CDS encoding ABC transporter substrate-binding protein gives MGASLLLISACAGPSDASDDGPSANGSETRMVATEQGEVEVPEDPKRVVVLNYALTGYLFDLDVPVVATTPEVTESDGEFSPFWSEKAEAKGTEFLPWSNDGFDLEAIIAADPGLIIAGGIGFPLKHATDAYDKLQEVAPTVLVSGDKQTWQDQFSSIASDVLGREADYEKFESAYEDRVAEVKDNISIPEGEISILTLDSKDTPYILIEDKSLSAELEPLGFTTAPLFEENDIEPYTAGGDMFGPSLEVLPDVLRSETVFVVGFNNASIGVDDLKDEAPYDRVPAFESGQVHDLPYWSMRGDYDEAMALLDIVEEMFPATH, from the coding sequence GTGGGCGCAAGTCTCCTGCTCATCAGCGCCTGTGCTGGTCCCTCGGATGCGTCCGACGATGGCCCCTCGGCGAACGGATCCGAGACCCGGATGGTCGCAACCGAACAGGGAGAGGTCGAAGTTCCCGAGGACCCGAAGAGGGTGGTCGTGCTCAACTACGCCCTCACCGGCTATCTCTTCGACCTCGACGTGCCGGTCGTCGCCACGACTCCCGAGGTGACTGAATCCGACGGCGAGTTCTCACCGTTCTGGTCCGAGAAGGCTGAGGCCAAGGGAACCGAGTTCCTTCCGTGGAGCAACGACGGATTCGACCTGGAGGCCATCATCGCGGCCGATCCTGGCCTCATCATCGCCGGAGGCATCGGATTCCCGCTCAAGCATGCGACCGATGCCTACGACAAGCTGCAGGAAGTGGCACCCACGGTGCTCGTGTCCGGAGACAAGCAGACCTGGCAGGACCAGTTCTCCTCCATCGCCTCCGACGTGCTGGGCCGAGAGGCGGACTATGAGAAGTTCGAATCCGCGTATGAGGATCGAGTCGCCGAGGTGAAGGACAACATCTCGATCCCCGAAGGTGAGATCTCCATCCTCACTCTCGACAGCAAGGACACGCCCTACATCCTCATCGAGGACAAGAGCCTGTCAGCGGAGCTCGAACCGCTCGGCTTCACAACTGCTCCGCTGTTCGAAGAGAACGACATCGAACCATACACTGCGGGCGGAGACATGTTCGGGCCATCGCTCGAGGTGCTGCCCGACGTCCTCCGCTCCGAGACGGTCTTCGTGGTCGGCTTCAACAACGCGAGCATCGGCGTCGACGACCTCAAGGACGAAGCGCCGTACGATCGCGTCCCCGCCTTCGAATCCGGTCAGGTCCATGACCTCCCGTACTGGTCGATGCGCGGCGACTACGACGAGGCGATGGCTCTGCTCGATATCGTTGAGGAGATGTTCCCTGCGACGCATTGA
- a CDS encoding helix-turn-helix domain-containing protein, with amino-acid sequence MSLMVPLTAVAARHSMSKRHVERIVKDNLGTSFVQWRTRRRLNLALRRIRAGSTAASAARSVGYRGSDGLIRAAARLIHLNRREFSGDLAGIVRGSCRR; translated from the coding sequence ATGAGCCTGATGGTGCCGCTGACCGCCGTCGCCGCGCGACATTCGATGAGCAAACGGCACGTCGAGCGGATCGTCAAAGACAATCTCGGCACGTCTTTCGTGCAGTGGAGGACGCGGAGGAGGCTCAACCTGGCCCTGCGCAGAATTCGCGCGGGATCGACAGCTGCCTCCGCTGCCCGGTCCGTCGGCTACCGCGGATCCGATGGACTCATCAGGGCGGCCGCTCGGCTCATCCATCTCAACCGCCGAGAGTTCTCTGGCGACCTGGCAGGTATTGTCAGGGGCTCTTGCAGAAGGTGA